A genome region from Musa acuminata AAA Group cultivar baxijiao chromosome BXJ3-5, Cavendish_Baxijiao_AAA, whole genome shotgun sequence includes the following:
- the LOC135638850 gene encoding uncharacterized protein LOC135638850 isoform X2 yields MDRINLGHGNAGPRSSLGEAFDGGFASPAPFFPSPYLPSVSAPGKPSTAAGLSRPRLVKSRKQFASPRVRAAVITDAEDGSGFNPFRSSMGVTPSGAPERNEGGGLQGLHEKLHGCKPFDPKAGEKVSGNTKSGSFDSVKHEIHTGASVFESGEEKFSGTGRSTGEFAGYESKPAMSNLGYGSTVDCAYHFGRDDAGVFVSGSAMKENAISGQNLPEDLCVPSLDNFVSVESGSSGFAFGRVSLSNLSMENIGSQNKASNLGVFPFGCDVKRSTKSHEISTAGTSYPELGGFEFGKSESVPFVSELTDDSTNTGSDKISGNPSTFKDERCVDSVSSLYASVSGLNKSDTLSWNKPQSSGVPSMGSFLPAKPENAFVFGANSGNSDSRNNVSMSNTGTFTDERSGSSDAYDTGVQRSSNSSKKSFNVSDEVLFSGLHGEMTKLNLHNSGDEDASKGRKQAYERAKDNVGNSFLFGGNMTTLSSLGGCDVNTLSEEMKKATIGSTMPSHNVRNGSLDNPEGFFVFGSNMKKSFTSPQTSTMSEKSFPSKIINVMQKLNIEDFEDDGNFSRSKDADCQFKVVVMANDPDKVLYTGDTNVSASFDGNAVKTLYNDIKMLNIRDKTGNSDANAERTRNVFPNASASSKHTFVVSNQEKSSIGDDFRSSKVDSDFRSREYAEPTIHRSSSGHDPRSVEIGFNFTSMQEEVGMSHMEFRSPKSVAPGLSKESLFTGPRSNMTFGGRKVESKGTKTKKRNGKPKHSIPLQQTFAQTFVSVEKVLEGKDPESLDGYSPMDYSPYQENLVADQNSREASIPSNESIHIASPSASIATENPIPVYESEFLVSATEHLYIAEDDLTHEKPNHNNSRCHDESEYLVSATQRLDINEDDLTHGERDHNDSRDHVDEEFGLECSDDGQRCEPDGKTVVSKSEYEDLACGSSSTLMETETHLFGSEIVTQAGENGTSLTSASSLAGFGGSNFAFGAISFAQDPLSVSKRQLRRKSRTKVGQEMLNPSLNADVPFVSPFASMLPATCSSVRPDPAGDLKSIQSGPQNVVDTRVETGTKPEVLRDPVTTDSEIVAEQEACERWRLRGNQAYAKGLLLKAEEYYTQGVNSVSRKEISLSYNRALMLCYSNRAAARMSLGRMREALNDCMLAAAIDSHFLRVQVRAANCHLALGEIDEAMKYFKKCLLSERDGNLDQKILIEASDGLQKAQQVAGYVVQCEELLLKRTSNEVAKALHMISDSLSICTHSEKLMEMKAEALLLLRRYEEVIQFCEQTMEHAERNVLSGTNVQLSKVDNFEDIQVISVRLWRWCLISESNFYLGRLKEALDLLKKQDKMKNIVENSGPSGSSTSLFVTVRELLRLKAAGNEAFKEGRHVDAIEHYSAALACSTESHPFAAICFCNRAAAYQAMGQIADAIADCSLAIALDPSYLKAISRRATLHEMIRDYGQASNDLHKLISLLEKQPKDNNNQDGALERSISNNGDLSQARLRLSTVEEESRKEIPLDMYMILGIEPSSSAADVKKAYRKAALRHHPDKAGQLLARSENLDNGVWREMAEEVHRHADRLFKMIGEAYSVLSDPSKRLQYDAEEEMRTALKRGYATSSTPKAPADNCVSQFDKNMNRRQWQTYRSSHHRWSESSQSKR; encoded by the exons ATGGATCGGATTAACCTAGGGCATGGGAACGCCGGGCCTAGGAGCTCCCTTGGTGAAGCTTTTGATGGTGGATTTGCTTCCCCTGCCCCTTTTTTCCCTTCTCCCTACCTTCCCTCGGTTTCGGCCCCCGGGAAGCCGTCAACAGCCGCGGGGCTATCCAGACCCCGGCTTGTGAAGTCGAGGAAGCAATTCGCATCGCCTCGGGTGAGGGCTGCTGTGATCACCGATGCGGAGGATGGATCCGGGTTCAACCCATTCCGCTCAAGCATGGGGGTCACACCATCGGGCGCTCCGGAACGAAATGAGGGTGGTGGATTGCAGGGGCTTCATGAGAAGCTCCACGGATGCAAGCCATTTGATCCAAAAGCCGGTGAAAAGGTGTCTGGGAATACGAAATCGGGTAGTTTCGACTCTGTGAAGCATGAGATTCATACTGGTGCTTCTGTCTTCGAGAGTGGTGAGGAGAAATTCTCCGGCACAGGACGGAGCACCGGAGAATTTGCTGGATATGAGTCAAAACCAGCTATGTCGAATTTAGGATATGGGAGCACGGTAGATTGTGCATATCATTTTGGGCGTGATGATGCTGGTGTTTTTGTGTCTGGAAGTGCCATGAAGGAAAATGCTATTTCTGGTCAAAACTTGCCTGAGGATTTGTGTGTACCAAGTTTGGATAATTTTGTGTCAGTAGAATCCGGAAGCTCTGGGTTTGCCTTTGGTCGTGTCTCCTTATCGAATTTGAGTATGGAAAACATTGGGTCTCAGAATAAGGCAAGCAATTTGGGTGTGTTTCCATTTGGGTGTGATGTGAAGAGAAGTACAAAGTCTCACGAGATTTCAACAGCAGGTACCAGTTATCCAGAGTTGGGCGGCTTTGAGTTCGGAAAGTCTGAAAGTGTTCCATTTGTTTCTGAGTTAACCGATGATTCGACAAACACTGGTTCTGATAAAATATCTGGGAATCCATCCACCTTCAAAGATGAGCGATGTGTGGATTCTGTTTCCAGTTTGTATGCAAGTGTAAGTGGTCTGAACAAAAGTGATACGTTGAGTTGGAACAAGCCACAGAGCTCAGGGGTGCCAAGCATGGGTAGTTTTTTACCTGCAAAGCCTGAAAATGCTTTTGTCTTTGGTGCAAATTCGGGGAATTCAGATTCAAGAAATAATGTCTCTATGAGTAATACAGGTACGTTTACTGATGAAAGAAGTGGGAGTTCTGATGCATATGATACTGGGGTTCAGAGAAGTTCTAATTCAAGTAAGAAGTCATTTAATGTTTCTGATGAAGTTTTATTCTCGGGTCTCCATGGAGAAATGACCAAACTGAATTTGCATAACTCTGGTGATGAAGATGCTTCTAAAGGGAGAAAACAAGCTTATGAGAGGGCAAAGGATAATGTTGGTAATTCTTTTCTGTTTGGTGGCAATATGACCACTCTAAGTTCCTTGGGTGGCTGTGATGTGAACACATTGTCGGAGGAGATGAAGAAGGCGACTATTGGGAGTACGATGCCATCACACAATGTTAGGAATGGAAGTCTGGATAACCCAGAAGGTTTCTTTGTCTTCGGGTCCAATATGAAGAAAAGCTTCACTTCACCTCAGACATCAACCATGTCTGAGAAGAGCTTTCCATCAAAGATTATAAATGTCATGCAAAAGCTGAACATTGAGGACTTCGAGGATGATGGTAACTTTAGTAGAAGCAAAGATGCTGATTGCCAGTTTAAGGTAGTTGTCATGGCAAATGATCCTGATAAAGTTCTATATACAGGAGACACAAATGTGTCTGCTTCTTTTGATGGTAATGCAGTTAAGACATTATATAATGACATCAAAATGTTGAACATAAGGGACAAAACAGGAAATTCAGATGCCAATGCAGAAAGAACTAGGAATGTGTTCCCAAATGCATCTGCTTCTTCTAAACATACTTTCGTGGTGAGCAACCAGGAGAAAAGTTCAATTGGAGATGATTTTCGATCATCTAAAGTAGATAGTGACTTTAGGTCCAGGGAATATGCTGAACCTACTATTCATCGGTCATCATCTGGCCATGACCCCCGGTCTGTTGAGATTGGCTTCAATTTCACAAgcatgcaagaagaagttggaatgTCACACATGGAATTTAGAAGCCCAAAATCTGTTGCTCCTGGTTTATCGAAGGAGAGTTTGTTTACTGGACCACGTTCAAATATGACATTCGGTGGAAGAAAGGTAGAATCTAAAGgtacaaaaacaaagaaaagaaatggtAAACCAAAGCACTCCATTCCATTGCAGCAGACCTTTGCTCAAACATTTGTCTCCGTGGAAAAAGTTTTGGAAGGTAAGGATCCAGAATCTCTTGATGGTTACTCACCGATGGATTATTCTCCTTATCAGGAGAATTTAGTTGCTGATCAAAATTCAAGAGAAGCTTCAATACCGTCAAATGAGTCCATCCATATTGCCTCACCTAGTGCATCAATTGCGACGGAAAATCCAATTCCTGTATATGAAAGTGAATTTCTTGTTTCTGCAACAGAACACTTGTATATTGCTGAAGATGATTTAACacatgaaaaaccaaatcataataaTTCCAGATGTCATGATGAAAGTGAATATCTTGTTTCTGCCACACAGCGTTTGGATATTAATGAAGATGATTTAACACATGGAGAAAGAGATCATAATGATTCTAGAGATCATGTTGATGAGGAATTTGGTCTCGAATGTTCAGATGATGGACAAAGATGTGAACCTGATGGGAAAACGGTtgtttccaaatctgaatatgAGGATCTTGCTTGTGGAAGTAGCAGCACTTTAATGGAAACAGAAACTCACCTTTTTGGTTCAGAGATCGTCACACAAGCTGGTGAGAATGGTACAAGCTTAACTTCGGCTTCTAGCTTAGCAGGTTTTGGTGGTTCAAACTTTGCTTTTGGTGCAATATCTTTTGCTCAAGATCCATTATCAGTGTCAAAGCGACAACTTCGACGGAAAAGTAGGACAAAAGTTGGTCAGGAGATGCTTAATCCTAGTTTAAATGCTGATGTTCCTTTTGTTTCCCCTTTTGCGAGTATGCTTCCAGCTACCTGCAGTTCTGTACGTCCAGATCCTGCAGGAGACCTAAAATCCATACAATCTGGTCCACAGAATGTAGTTGATACTAGAGTTGAAACTGGTACGAAACCAGAGGTCTTGAGGGATCCAGTTACCACTGATTCTGAAATAGTTGCAGAGCAAGAAGCCTGTGAGAGATGGCGTCTCAG GGGCAATCAAGCTTATGCAAAAGGACTACTGCTTAAAGCTGAGGAGTATTATACACAGGGGGTGAACTCTGTCTCTCGGAAGGAAATTTCTCTAAGCTACAATCGAGCATTGATGTTGTGCTACAGCAACCGTGCAGCTGCACGGATGTCTCTTGGAAGAATGAGAGAAGCCCTTAATGACTGTATGCTGGCTGCTGCAATTGATTCCCACTTTCTAAGGGTTCAAGTCAGGGCTGCAAA TTGCCATCTTGCACTGGGCGAAATTGATGAAGCTATGAAGTATTTTAAGAAATGCTTACTATCAGAGCGTGACGGAAATTTGGACCAGAAAATATTAATAGAGGCTTCTGATGGCCTTCAGAAAGCTCAG CAAGTGGCAGGTTACGTGGTTCAGTGTGAGGAACTTTTACTGAAAAGAACATCTAATGAAGTGGCAAAGGCCTTGCATATGATCTCTGATTCTCTATCTATATGTACACATTCAGAAAAATTGATGGAAATGAAAGCAGAAGCTCTTCTATTG CTTCGGAGGTATGAAGAAGTAATACAATTTTGTGAGCAGACTATGGAACATGCTGAAAGAAATGTTTTGTCCGGAACCAATGTACAGTTGAGCAAAGTTGATAATTTTGAAGATATTCAAGTTATTTCTGTGAGGCTTTGGCGTTGGTGCCTTATTTCGGAGTCTAACTTCTATCTAGGAAGACTCAAGGAAGCACTTGATTTGCTAAAGAAACAAGATAAAATGAAAAATATAGTGGAAAA CAGTGGGCCTTCAGGATCTTCAACATCATTATTTGTTACAGTTCGTGAACTCTTGCGCCTAAAA GCTGCTGGGAATGAAGCTTTTAAAGAAGGAAGACATGTGGATGCTATAGAACATTACAGTGCGGCTTTAGCATGCAGTACTGAATCACATCCTTTTGCAGCAATATGCTTCTGTAATCGTGCTGCTGCATATCAAGCTATGGGCCAAATTGCTGATGCCATTGCAGACTGCAGTCTAGCAATAGCTCTTGATCCTAGCTACCTGAAG GCAATTTCTAGAAGGGCCACCTTACATGAGATGATCAGAGACTATGGACAAGCATCTAATGACCTCCATAAGCTCATATCTCTTCTGGAAAAGCAACCCAAAGATAACAACAATCAAGATGGAGCTTTGGAAAGATCAATCAGTAATAATGGTGATCTATCTCAAGCCCGCTTGCGACTTTCTACTGTGGAGGAGGAGTCCAGAAAAGAAATTCCTCTGGATATGTACATGATATT GGGAATTGAACCATCAAGCTCTGCAGCAGATGTAAAGAAGGCATACAGGAAAGCTGCATTGAGACACCATCCTGACAAG GCTGGTCAGCTCTTAGCTAGGAGTGAGAACCTTGACAATGGCGTTTGGAGAGAAATGGCTGAAGAAGTTCACAGACATGCTGATAGATTGTTCAAGATGATAGGAGAGGCATATTCTGTACTCTCAGACCCCAGCAAG CGCTTACAATATGATGCTGAGGAGGAAATGAGAACTGCCTTGAAAAGGGGCTATGCCACTAGCAGTACACCAAAAGCCCCAGCTGATAATTGTGTCAGTCAGTTTGACAAAAACATGAACAGGCGTCAGTGGCAGACATATAGAAGCTCACATCACAGATGGTCAGAATCTTCACAATCAAAGCGGTAA
- the LOC135638850 gene encoding uncharacterized protein LOC135638850 isoform X1, producing the protein MDRINLGHGNAGPRSSLGEAFDGGFASPAPFFPSPYLPSVSAPGKPSTAAGLSRPRLVKSRKQFASPRVRAAVITDAEDGSGFNPFRSSMGVTPSGAPERNEGGGLQGLHEKLHGCKPFDPKAGEKVSGNTKSGSFDSVKHEIHTGASVFESGEEKFSGTGRSTGEFAGYESKPAMSNLGYGSTVDCAYHFGRDDAGVFVSGSAMKENAISGQNLPEDLCVPSLDNFVSVESGSSGFAFGRVSLSNLSMENIGSQNKASNLGVFPFGCDVKRSTKSHEISTAGTSYPELGGFEFGKSESVPFVSELTDDSTNTGSDKISGNPSTFKDERCVDSVSSLYASVSGLNKSDTLSWNKPQSSGVPSMGSFLPAKPENAFVFGANSGNSDSRNNVSMSNTGTFTDERSGSSDAYDTGVQRSSNSSKKSFNVSDEVLFSGLHGEMTKLNLHNSGDEDASKGRKQAYERAKDNVGNSFLFGGNMTTLSSLGGCDVNTLSEEMKKATIGSTMPSHNVRNGSLDNPEGFFVFGSNMKKSFTSPQTSTMSEKSFPSKIINVMQKLNIEDFEDDGNFSRSKDADCQFKVVVMANDPDKVLYTGDTNVSASFDGNAVKTLYNDIKMLNIRDKTGNSDANAERTRNVFPNASASSKHTFVVSNQEKSSIGDDFRSSKVDSDFRSREYAEPTIHRSSSGHDPRSVEIGFNFTSMQEEVGMSHMEFRSPKSVAPGLSKESLFTGPRSNMTFGGRKVESKGTKTKKRNGKPKHSIPLQQTFAQTFVSVEKVLEGKDPESLDGYSPMDYSPYQENLVADQNSREASIPSNESIHIASPSASIATENPIPVYESEFLVSATEHLYIAEDDLTHEKPNHNNSRCHDESEYLVSATQRLDINEDDLTHGERDHNDSRDHVDEEFGLECSDDGQRCEPDGKTVVSKSEYEDLACGSSSTLMETETHLFGSEIVTQAGENGTSLTSASSLAGFGGSNFAFGAISFAQDPLSVSKRQLRRKSRTKVGQEMLNPSLNADVPFVSPFASMLPATCSSVRPDPAGDLKSIQSGPQNVVDTRVETGTKPEVLRDPVTTDSEIVAEQEACERWRLRGNQAYAKGLLLKAEEYYTQGVNSVSRKEISLSYNRALMLCYSNRAAARMSLGRMREALNDCMLAAAIDSHFLRVQVRAANCHLALGEIDEAMKYFKKCLLSERDGNLDQKILIEASDGLQKAQQVAGYVVQCEELLLKRTSNEVAKALHMISDSLSICTHSEKLMEMKAEALLLLRRYEEVIQFCEQTMEHAERNVLSGTNVQLSKVDNFEDIQVISVRLWRWCLISESNFYLGRLKEALDLLKKQDKMKNIVEKNSSGPSGSSTSLFVTVRELLRLKAAGNEAFKEGRHVDAIEHYSAALACSTESHPFAAICFCNRAAAYQAMGQIADAIADCSLAIALDPSYLKAISRRATLHEMIRDYGQASNDLHKLISLLEKQPKDNNNQDGALERSISNNGDLSQARLRLSTVEEESRKEIPLDMYMILGIEPSSSAADVKKAYRKAALRHHPDKAGQLLARSENLDNGVWREMAEEVHRHADRLFKMIGEAYSVLSDPSKRLQYDAEEEMRTALKRGYATSSTPKAPADNCVSQFDKNMNRRQWQTYRSSHHRWSESSQSKR; encoded by the exons ATGGATCGGATTAACCTAGGGCATGGGAACGCCGGGCCTAGGAGCTCCCTTGGTGAAGCTTTTGATGGTGGATTTGCTTCCCCTGCCCCTTTTTTCCCTTCTCCCTACCTTCCCTCGGTTTCGGCCCCCGGGAAGCCGTCAACAGCCGCGGGGCTATCCAGACCCCGGCTTGTGAAGTCGAGGAAGCAATTCGCATCGCCTCGGGTGAGGGCTGCTGTGATCACCGATGCGGAGGATGGATCCGGGTTCAACCCATTCCGCTCAAGCATGGGGGTCACACCATCGGGCGCTCCGGAACGAAATGAGGGTGGTGGATTGCAGGGGCTTCATGAGAAGCTCCACGGATGCAAGCCATTTGATCCAAAAGCCGGTGAAAAGGTGTCTGGGAATACGAAATCGGGTAGTTTCGACTCTGTGAAGCATGAGATTCATACTGGTGCTTCTGTCTTCGAGAGTGGTGAGGAGAAATTCTCCGGCACAGGACGGAGCACCGGAGAATTTGCTGGATATGAGTCAAAACCAGCTATGTCGAATTTAGGATATGGGAGCACGGTAGATTGTGCATATCATTTTGGGCGTGATGATGCTGGTGTTTTTGTGTCTGGAAGTGCCATGAAGGAAAATGCTATTTCTGGTCAAAACTTGCCTGAGGATTTGTGTGTACCAAGTTTGGATAATTTTGTGTCAGTAGAATCCGGAAGCTCTGGGTTTGCCTTTGGTCGTGTCTCCTTATCGAATTTGAGTATGGAAAACATTGGGTCTCAGAATAAGGCAAGCAATTTGGGTGTGTTTCCATTTGGGTGTGATGTGAAGAGAAGTACAAAGTCTCACGAGATTTCAACAGCAGGTACCAGTTATCCAGAGTTGGGCGGCTTTGAGTTCGGAAAGTCTGAAAGTGTTCCATTTGTTTCTGAGTTAACCGATGATTCGACAAACACTGGTTCTGATAAAATATCTGGGAATCCATCCACCTTCAAAGATGAGCGATGTGTGGATTCTGTTTCCAGTTTGTATGCAAGTGTAAGTGGTCTGAACAAAAGTGATACGTTGAGTTGGAACAAGCCACAGAGCTCAGGGGTGCCAAGCATGGGTAGTTTTTTACCTGCAAAGCCTGAAAATGCTTTTGTCTTTGGTGCAAATTCGGGGAATTCAGATTCAAGAAATAATGTCTCTATGAGTAATACAGGTACGTTTACTGATGAAAGAAGTGGGAGTTCTGATGCATATGATACTGGGGTTCAGAGAAGTTCTAATTCAAGTAAGAAGTCATTTAATGTTTCTGATGAAGTTTTATTCTCGGGTCTCCATGGAGAAATGACCAAACTGAATTTGCATAACTCTGGTGATGAAGATGCTTCTAAAGGGAGAAAACAAGCTTATGAGAGGGCAAAGGATAATGTTGGTAATTCTTTTCTGTTTGGTGGCAATATGACCACTCTAAGTTCCTTGGGTGGCTGTGATGTGAACACATTGTCGGAGGAGATGAAGAAGGCGACTATTGGGAGTACGATGCCATCACACAATGTTAGGAATGGAAGTCTGGATAACCCAGAAGGTTTCTTTGTCTTCGGGTCCAATATGAAGAAAAGCTTCACTTCACCTCAGACATCAACCATGTCTGAGAAGAGCTTTCCATCAAAGATTATAAATGTCATGCAAAAGCTGAACATTGAGGACTTCGAGGATGATGGTAACTTTAGTAGAAGCAAAGATGCTGATTGCCAGTTTAAGGTAGTTGTCATGGCAAATGATCCTGATAAAGTTCTATATACAGGAGACACAAATGTGTCTGCTTCTTTTGATGGTAATGCAGTTAAGACATTATATAATGACATCAAAATGTTGAACATAAGGGACAAAACAGGAAATTCAGATGCCAATGCAGAAAGAACTAGGAATGTGTTCCCAAATGCATCTGCTTCTTCTAAACATACTTTCGTGGTGAGCAACCAGGAGAAAAGTTCAATTGGAGATGATTTTCGATCATCTAAAGTAGATAGTGACTTTAGGTCCAGGGAATATGCTGAACCTACTATTCATCGGTCATCATCTGGCCATGACCCCCGGTCTGTTGAGATTGGCTTCAATTTCACAAgcatgcaagaagaagttggaatgTCACACATGGAATTTAGAAGCCCAAAATCTGTTGCTCCTGGTTTATCGAAGGAGAGTTTGTTTACTGGACCACGTTCAAATATGACATTCGGTGGAAGAAAGGTAGAATCTAAAGgtacaaaaacaaagaaaagaaatggtAAACCAAAGCACTCCATTCCATTGCAGCAGACCTTTGCTCAAACATTTGTCTCCGTGGAAAAAGTTTTGGAAGGTAAGGATCCAGAATCTCTTGATGGTTACTCACCGATGGATTATTCTCCTTATCAGGAGAATTTAGTTGCTGATCAAAATTCAAGAGAAGCTTCAATACCGTCAAATGAGTCCATCCATATTGCCTCACCTAGTGCATCAATTGCGACGGAAAATCCAATTCCTGTATATGAAAGTGAATTTCTTGTTTCTGCAACAGAACACTTGTATATTGCTGAAGATGATTTAACacatgaaaaaccaaatcataataaTTCCAGATGTCATGATGAAAGTGAATATCTTGTTTCTGCCACACAGCGTTTGGATATTAATGAAGATGATTTAACACATGGAGAAAGAGATCATAATGATTCTAGAGATCATGTTGATGAGGAATTTGGTCTCGAATGTTCAGATGATGGACAAAGATGTGAACCTGATGGGAAAACGGTtgtttccaaatctgaatatgAGGATCTTGCTTGTGGAAGTAGCAGCACTTTAATGGAAACAGAAACTCACCTTTTTGGTTCAGAGATCGTCACACAAGCTGGTGAGAATGGTACAAGCTTAACTTCGGCTTCTAGCTTAGCAGGTTTTGGTGGTTCAAACTTTGCTTTTGGTGCAATATCTTTTGCTCAAGATCCATTATCAGTGTCAAAGCGACAACTTCGACGGAAAAGTAGGACAAAAGTTGGTCAGGAGATGCTTAATCCTAGTTTAAATGCTGATGTTCCTTTTGTTTCCCCTTTTGCGAGTATGCTTCCAGCTACCTGCAGTTCTGTACGTCCAGATCCTGCAGGAGACCTAAAATCCATACAATCTGGTCCACAGAATGTAGTTGATACTAGAGTTGAAACTGGTACGAAACCAGAGGTCTTGAGGGATCCAGTTACCACTGATTCTGAAATAGTTGCAGAGCAAGAAGCCTGTGAGAGATGGCGTCTCAG GGGCAATCAAGCTTATGCAAAAGGACTACTGCTTAAAGCTGAGGAGTATTATACACAGGGGGTGAACTCTGTCTCTCGGAAGGAAATTTCTCTAAGCTACAATCGAGCATTGATGTTGTGCTACAGCAACCGTGCAGCTGCACGGATGTCTCTTGGAAGAATGAGAGAAGCCCTTAATGACTGTATGCTGGCTGCTGCAATTGATTCCCACTTTCTAAGGGTTCAAGTCAGGGCTGCAAA TTGCCATCTTGCACTGGGCGAAATTGATGAAGCTATGAAGTATTTTAAGAAATGCTTACTATCAGAGCGTGACGGAAATTTGGACCAGAAAATATTAATAGAGGCTTCTGATGGCCTTCAGAAAGCTCAG CAAGTGGCAGGTTACGTGGTTCAGTGTGAGGAACTTTTACTGAAAAGAACATCTAATGAAGTGGCAAAGGCCTTGCATATGATCTCTGATTCTCTATCTATATGTACACATTCAGAAAAATTGATGGAAATGAAAGCAGAAGCTCTTCTATTG CTTCGGAGGTATGAAGAAGTAATACAATTTTGTGAGCAGACTATGGAACATGCTGAAAGAAATGTTTTGTCCGGAACCAATGTACAGTTGAGCAAAGTTGATAATTTTGAAGATATTCAAGTTATTTCTGTGAGGCTTTGGCGTTGGTGCCTTATTTCGGAGTCTAACTTCTATCTAGGAAGACTCAAGGAAGCACTTGATTTGCTAAAGAAACAAGATAAAATGAAAAATATAGTGGAAAA GAATAGCAGTGGGCCTTCAGGATCTTCAACATCATTATTTGTTACAGTTCGTGAACTCTTGCGCCTAAAA GCTGCTGGGAATGAAGCTTTTAAAGAAGGAAGACATGTGGATGCTATAGAACATTACAGTGCGGCTTTAGCATGCAGTACTGAATCACATCCTTTTGCAGCAATATGCTTCTGTAATCGTGCTGCTGCATATCAAGCTATGGGCCAAATTGCTGATGCCATTGCAGACTGCAGTCTAGCAATAGCTCTTGATCCTAGCTACCTGAAG GCAATTTCTAGAAGGGCCACCTTACATGAGATGATCAGAGACTATGGACAAGCATCTAATGACCTCCATAAGCTCATATCTCTTCTGGAAAAGCAACCCAAAGATAACAACAATCAAGATGGAGCTTTGGAAAGATCAATCAGTAATAATGGTGATCTATCTCAAGCCCGCTTGCGACTTTCTACTGTGGAGGAGGAGTCCAGAAAAGAAATTCCTCTGGATATGTACATGATATT GGGAATTGAACCATCAAGCTCTGCAGCAGATGTAAAGAAGGCATACAGGAAAGCTGCATTGAGACACCATCCTGACAAG GCTGGTCAGCTCTTAGCTAGGAGTGAGAACCTTGACAATGGCGTTTGGAGAGAAATGGCTGAAGAAGTTCACAGACATGCTGATAGATTGTTCAAGATGATAGGAGAGGCATATTCTGTACTCTCAGACCCCAGCAAG CGCTTACAATATGATGCTGAGGAGGAAATGAGAACTGCCTTGAAAAGGGGCTATGCCACTAGCAGTACACCAAAAGCCCCAGCTGATAATTGTGTCAGTCAGTTTGACAAAAACATGAACAGGCGTCAGTGGCAGACATATAGAAGCTCACATCACAGATGGTCAGAATCTTCACAATCAAAGCGGTAA
- the LOC135637574 gene encoding nascent polypeptide-associated complex subunit alpha-like protein 1 has product MTAPTQEELLAAHLEQQKIDPDEPIVEEEDDDDDDEDDDDKDDDVEGQTGDAAGRSKQSRSEKKSRKAMLKLGMKPIPGVSRVTVKKSKNILFVISKPDVFKSPTSDTYVIFGEAKIEDLSSQLQTQAAEQFKAPDLSHVISKPETSAMAQDDEEVDETGVEPKDIELVMTQAGVSRSKAVKALKAADGDIVTAIMELTN; this is encoded by the exons ATGACTGCCCCGACGCAAGAGGAGCTCCTCGCCGCACACCTCGAGCAGCAAAAAATCGAT CCAGATGAGCCCATAGttgaggaggaggatgatgatgatgatgatgaggatgatgATGACAAGGATGATGATGTTGAAG GACAAACAGGAGATGCTGCTGGAAGGTCCAAGCAAAGCAGAAGCGAGAAAAAGAGCCGTAAGGCCATGCTGAAGCTCGGGATGAAGCCGATTCCTGGTGTCAGTCGAGTAACTGTGAAGAAGAGCAAGAAT ATATTATTTGTTATATCGAAGCCAGATGTTTTCAAAAGTCCAACCTCAGACACTTACGTTATATTTGGAGAGGCAAAGATAGAGGATCTGAGCTCACAACTGCAGACTCAGGCTGCAGAACAGTTCAAGGCTCCTGATCTAAGCCATGTGATCTCAAAGCCTGAGACATCTGCAATGGCTCAGGATGATGAAGAAGTTGACGAGACGGGGGTTGAACCCAAGGACATCGAACTGGTCATGACCCAGGCTGGGGTTTCAAGGTCCAAGGCAGTCAAGGCACTCAAAGCTGCAGATGGTGACATTGTCACTGCAATCATGGAGCTTACTAATTAA